A stretch of the Gossypium hirsutum isolate 1008001.06 chromosome D07, Gossypium_hirsutum_v2.1, whole genome shotgun sequence genome encodes the following:
- the LOC107958596 gene encoding mannose-1-phosphate guanyltransferase alpha isoform X2 — MEKVVAVIMVGGPTKGTRFRPLSFNTPKPLFPLAGQPMVHHPISACKRIPNLAQIFLIGFYEEKEFTLYVSSISNELKIPVRYLKEDKPHGSAGGLYYFRNIIMEDNPSHIFLLNCDVCCSFPLTDMLEAHKRYSGMGTVLVIKVSAESANQFGELVADPITKELLHYTEKPETFVSDLINCGVYVFTPDIFTAIQEVSTHREDQANLRHLSSFETLQSPTRALPQDFVRLDQDILSPFAGKKQLYTYETMDFWEQIKTPGMSLKCSGLYLAQFRYTSPDLLAGGDGTKSASILGDVYVHPSAKVHPTAKIGPNVSISANVRIGAGVRLIGCIILDDVEVQENAVVINSIVGWKSSIGKWSRVQADGDYNAKLGITILGEAVIVEDEVVVISSIVLPNKTLNVSVQDEIIL; from the exons ATGGAGAAAGTGGTTGCTGTGATCATGGTTGGTGGACCCACCAAAG GGACTAGATTTAGACCTCTTTCATTCAATACTCCCAAACCCTTATTCCCTTTAGCAGGTCAGCCGATGGTTCATCACCCAATTTCTGCTTGTAAACgg ATACCGAATTTGGCTCAGATTTTTCTAATTGGATTTTACGAGGAAAAAGAGTTCACATTATATGTCTCTTCGATCTCGAACGAGCTGAAAATACCAGTGAG ATACTTGAAAGAGGATAAACCCCATGGTTCAGCTGGTGGCCTCTATTACTTCAGAAATATTATAATGGAAGACAATCCG TCACATATCTTCCTGCTAAACTGTGATGTTTGTTGCAGTTTTCCGTTGACAGACATGCTCG AGGCTCACAAAAGATACAGTGGGATGGGAACTGTGTTAGTAATCAAG GTATCTGCTGAGTCCGCTAATCAGTTTGGTGAGTTGGTTGCTGACCCGATCACAAAAGAGCTATTGCACTACACCGAGAAGCCCGAGACTTTT GTAAGCGATTTAATTAACTGTGGAGTTTACGTCTTTACTCCTGATATCTTTACTGCCATTCAAGAAGTCTCCACACACCGAGAAGACCAAG CTAATTTACGCCATTTGTCGAGCTTTGAAACGCTGCAGTCTCCAACAAG GGCTCTTCCCCAAGATTTTGTTAGATTGGATCAAGATATCTTGTCCCCTTTTGCTGGAAAGAAGCAATTATATACGTACGAAACTATGGATTTCTGGGAACAGATCAAGACTCCAGG GATGTCTTTAAAATGTTCTGGTCTTTATCTTGCTCAATTCCGGTATACCTCCCCTGATCTATTAGCTGGTGGAGATGGAACTAAAAGTGCTTCGATTCTTGGTGATGTCTATGTGCATCCCTCGGCCAAAGTACACCCGACCGCAAAG ATCGGTCCCAATGTCTCTATTTCGGCAAATGTTCGTATAGGAGCTGGGGTGAGACTTATAGGTTGCATCATCTTGGATGATGTTGAAGTTCAG GAAAACGCGGTTGTTATTAATTCTATTGTTGGATGGAAGTCGTCTATAGGAAAGTGGTCTCGTGTCCAG GCTGATGGAGACTACAACGCAAAGCTCGGAATTACTATCCTTG GAGAGGCTGTAATAGTAGAAGATGAAGTTGTTGTGATCAGTAGTATTGTTCTTCCGAATAAGACCCTTAATGTGAGCGTGCAAGACGAGATCATTTTATGA
- the LOC107958596 gene encoding mannose-1-phosphate guanyltransferase alpha isoform X1, which yields MEKVVAVIMVGGPTKGTRFRPLSFNTPKPLFPLAGQPMVHHPISACKRIPNLAQIFLIGFYEEKEFTLYVSSISNELKIPVRYLKEDKPHGSAGGLYYFRNIIMEDNPSHIFLLNCDVCCSFPLTDMLEAHKRYSGMGTVLVIKVSAESANQFGELVADPITKELLHYTEKPETFVSDLINCGVYVFTPDIFTAIQEVSTHREDQANLRHLSSFETLQSPTSRALPQDFVRLDQDILSPFAGKKQLYTYETMDFWEQIKTPGMSLKCSGLYLAQFRYTSPDLLAGGDGTKSASILGDVYVHPSAKVHPTAKIGPNVSISANVRIGAGVRLIGCIILDDVEVQENAVVINSIVGWKSSIGKWSRVQADGDYNAKLGITILGEAVIVEDEVVVISSIVLPNKTLNVSVQDEIIL from the exons ATGGAGAAAGTGGTTGCTGTGATCATGGTTGGTGGACCCACCAAAG GGACTAGATTTAGACCTCTTTCATTCAATACTCCCAAACCCTTATTCCCTTTAGCAGGTCAGCCGATGGTTCATCACCCAATTTCTGCTTGTAAACgg ATACCGAATTTGGCTCAGATTTTTCTAATTGGATTTTACGAGGAAAAAGAGTTCACATTATATGTCTCTTCGATCTCGAACGAGCTGAAAATACCAGTGAG ATACTTGAAAGAGGATAAACCCCATGGTTCAGCTGGTGGCCTCTATTACTTCAGAAATATTATAATGGAAGACAATCCG TCACATATCTTCCTGCTAAACTGTGATGTTTGTTGCAGTTTTCCGTTGACAGACATGCTCG AGGCTCACAAAAGATACAGTGGGATGGGAACTGTGTTAGTAATCAAG GTATCTGCTGAGTCCGCTAATCAGTTTGGTGAGTTGGTTGCTGACCCGATCACAAAAGAGCTATTGCACTACACCGAGAAGCCCGAGACTTTT GTAAGCGATTTAATTAACTGTGGAGTTTACGTCTTTACTCCTGATATCTTTACTGCCATTCAAGAAGTCTCCACACACCGAGAAGACCAAG CTAATTTACGCCATTTGTCGAGCTTTGAAACGCTGCAGTCTCCAACAAG TAGGGCTCTTCCCCAAGATTTTGTTAGATTGGATCAAGATATCTTGTCCCCTTTTGCTGGAAAGAAGCAATTATATACGTACGAAACTATGGATTTCTGGGAACAGATCAAGACTCCAGG GATGTCTTTAAAATGTTCTGGTCTTTATCTTGCTCAATTCCGGTATACCTCCCCTGATCTATTAGCTGGTGGAGATGGAACTAAAAGTGCTTCGATTCTTGGTGATGTCTATGTGCATCCCTCGGCCAAAGTACACCCGACCGCAAAG ATCGGTCCCAATGTCTCTATTTCGGCAAATGTTCGTATAGGAGCTGGGGTGAGACTTATAGGTTGCATCATCTTGGATGATGTTGAAGTTCAG GAAAACGCGGTTGTTATTAATTCTATTGTTGGATGGAAGTCGTCTATAGGAAAGTGGTCTCGTGTCCAG GCTGATGGAGACTACAACGCAAAGCTCGGAATTACTATCCTTG GAGAGGCTGTAATAGTAGAAGATGAAGTTGTTGTGATCAGTAGTATTGTTCTTCCGAATAAGACCCTTAATGTGAGCGTGCAAGACGAGATCATTTTATGA